The genomic stretch ATATATAACTCTTTAAATATCAAACCATGAACAAACAAAACTTAAACAAAGGAAAAAAATTAACCAAGAATGAACTGAAAATGTTAACAGGCGGAGGGGATGTAAGATGTAAAATTTCCGGAGACCGATGTTATTATTATGGGCCGGGATGCAGGGAAAAAGAGTGTCAGCCTCCTACTCCCGTTGATCCAATCGATGATCCAATTAAAATTATATAAAAATAAAAGAACCGGTATACTTTACCGGTTCTTCTTCTTTTATTTTTCAAAAAAAGTGAAAATCAAAATACAGTTTCATTATAGAAACATTCCTCCTGAAACCTCAATTCTTTGCCCGTTAATCCATCCTGCATCATCAGTACATAGAAATGCCACCACGCCACCAATATCGTCGGGAAGCCCTACTCTGCCTAAAGCCGTTGAACCAGCTACCATATCATTGATTTCTTTATTGTCTCTTACTCTTCCGCCTCCGAAATCGGTTTCAATAGCACCCGGCGCTATTACATTTGCTCTTATTTTTCTGGAACCCAATTCTTTGGCCATATATTTAGTCAGCATTTCCACTCCCGCTTTTATAGAACCATATACAGATGAACCAGGTGTTGCAAATCTGGCCAATCCAGAAGAGATATTGATAATTCCTCCACCATCATTGATGAAAGGCAATAGTTTTTGAGTTAAGAAAAAGACTCCTTTGAAATGAATATCCAGCATATCCTCCATTTGTTCTTCAGTTACTTCTGTAATTGAAGCATATAAAGCGGTTCCTGCATTATTGACAAGATAATCAATATGAGTATTTCCAGCAGTTTCTTTTAAGTGATCAGTAACTTTTTTTACAAATGCATCAAAGCTTTTACGGTCTTTTGTATCTAACTGAAAAGCTGCTCCTTTTCTGCCCATCGCTTTTATTTCTTCAACTACAGCTTCTGCTTCTTTTTTATTGCTTCTATACGTAATGATAACATCCAGTCCTTTTTGGGCAATTTTAAGGGCTGAATTTTTACCCAATCCGCGGCTTCCTCCGGTTACCAATGCTATTTTTGTTTTTGCTTCCATATTTTTGGTTGTTTTAGTGATACAAAGTTGAGCCATTTACAGCAGAAAGAGTTTACCCAAATCAATCCGAAATTTGCAAAATTCAAATCAGGAACGAAATTCTAAAGGGGTAAATGTGGTTTTTCTTTTAAAAAAGTTTGAAAAATGGGCAATTTCCTCGAAACCAAGAGCATAAGAAATTTCAGATACATTCCATTGAGTTTGCTTCAAAAGAATTTTTGCTTCCTGAATGATACGATCACCGATAAATTCCGTCGTGGTTTTTCCTGTATTTTCTTTTAATCTTTTATTGAGATAGTTGACATGCACAGATAACCTTTCCGCATAGTCATTAGCAGCTTTCAATTGCAATCGCTGCTCTCTTGATTCGATAGGAAACTGTCTTTCCAGTAATTCTATAAATAAAGAGACCACCCTCATAGAAGCATCTTTTGAAACTGAAATTTTTGTGGCAGGCTGCAGCTTTTGTCCATAATGAATAAGCTCCCATACGTAATTCCTGATCAAATCATACTTAAATAGATAATCTGAATCTATTTCCTTTTTTATTTTTTTAAAAAGGGACTCTATTTCATCTGCCAATTCATTATCAATTTCAAATATAGGAACGGCTCCCGGCTGAAAAATAGGCAGATTTTCTAAGGTATTATAAGAAGTTTCCTTCATAAAGAAGTCTTCTGTAAATACGCAAAAACTCCCTGATTGCTGAGTATCCTCCGGAATCCAATGGTAAGGAACTTTAGGAGTGGCAAACAGCAATGCATTTTTTTCAATGGTAATGGTCTTATCGGCATATTCCGCTCTGTTTTTCCCTCTAATCAAGCTAATCTTGTAATATTTCCGTCTGTTATAGGGCATTTCGGAAGTACTTCTTACTCTTTCAAGGGTTTGAGCAATATCGAATACATTAAAGTGTCCAATATCTTTATGGAGTCCTTTGGGGAATATATCCTCCAGGCTTTTCCCCAGCTTAACAGTCATTTCCCTGTAAAAATCTTCTAATGAGGCATGAGCTATTTTCTCCATAATCAATCAGTTGTAAAATTCAAATATACAAAGTTGGTTTTTAATAAAAACAAAAATGTTTATTTCATTTTTTCTATAATAAGTGATATATGAATGAATATTTTTACTACATTCGTATTCAACTAACTCACTAAAAATCAAAGCTATGAAAAATCAAATTTCCCAGTTCAGTAAAAAACTTAACAAAAGAGAGCTAAAATCCATTACTGGTGGATTATTAAACTGCATGGAACCGGTACTTTGCCCAACTCCTTATGAGCCATGTGAATCTCCCTATCCTAATGGCTGTACCATTATTTCTCCTGTCTGCGGACAAAAAGAATGCAGACCTGCACCTATCACTATAGAATAATCATCAAACTTCTTAAAATTATTACTATGAAAAATGCAAAAAAACTAAACAAGAAAGAGCTAAAGTCCATCAAAGGAGGATTACAGATGTGTCTTGATCCTGAAACGAGACGCTGCATAGATACGGGAATAAGATGTGCAGAGAGAGAGTGCAAATATGTGCTTGAACCTCCATTTCCATTCTAAAAGATAATCTCTAAACTATAAAAATCGAAATCATGAAAAATCAAAACGTAAACAACGGCAAAAAACTAAATAATAAAGAACTAAAAAGCATTACCGGCGGATTAAGACAGTGTATAGATCCTATGACCGGCCAATGCAGAGCTTTTGGGTTGGGATGTGCTGAATTACAGTGCAGACCTGTATTAGAGCCATAAATGAGTAATGAAGACTTTGTTTATAATTACTCATACTTGCTTTTGATTAACAATAATAAGTTCATCTTAAAATAAAAACATTATGGAAAATCAAAATCTGAAAAAAGGAAAGAAGCTAAACAAAAAAGAATTACGATCCATCACTGGCGGGCTACTGCGGTGTATTGATCCAGCAACAGGTTTCTGTACAACTATTGGCCCGAAATGCTTTGAAAGAAGATGTCAAATCATCATTCATCCGCCACTGGATTAAGCATGAACCTTATGTTAATTTTTATAATTTGAGCACTTTCATTGGTTTGAAAGTGCTTTTTGATGGAACCTAATCATTTTTAAATTACAATTGACCTTATATTTGTCAGAATCCATTTACCATCTTTAAACGCTGCGGAATAATCATCGGAGGAACTGCTCCCCCACGTATCGATATAATATTGATCAGGATTTTTGTTATCTCGTTTCAATCTGGAAATTCCACTTCTTACAACATCAGTCACTCTTGTATAATAATTTTGTTTCTCTTTATCTTCAGGTAAAAACAAAACTCTGATAGAAGGATCGATCTGATGGAAATAATCACAATCACTACTGAAAACTTCGAAGGAATAATGCAGGTTCTTAAAATTTTCAATTCTGGAATATTGAGGCAACAGCATTTCGTATAATTGAACAAACTTATTCTTCTCAGACTTGAACATAGGATTCAAATCATTAAAATCATCAATTCCATCATTATCCGTATCTCTATTATTCTCGTTTAATCCAAAACTTCTTTCAAAAATATCATTATATCCATCCTTGTCCGAATCTTTAAACAAATCCTTCAAGTTAATTTTAAATAACTTACCATCCTCTATCGCAGAATAATCATGATAGACTGGAAAGCCATCAACTTCGACAAACTTTACAAAACTTCCTTCCAACTGGAGAAATCCATCTTTGACTATTGGCTGTTCCTGAACTTTATTGATATAGTAATGACTAAAACTTATCCCTAAAAAATAAGCAGAAGGCTTACTATCCTGAATTTTCAATAACCAATACCCTAACCGATTACGACCTAAAGCATATACTGTACTCCCAACTTCCTGCCGGTTGGAAAATTCAAACTCATCCTGAAATTTTTCTTTGAATATTTTAAATTCTTCTTCATGACCTTTCCACATTTCCTCACTTCTAAAAAAATGACGAGATTCTGTACTATCTTTTTTAAAATTTCGGTATCTGACAAGATTTACAATTTCAAGATATTCCGGTTGATGCTTAAGAATTTGTGCTACAGAATAAGGCTTTTCTTCTTTATATTCATTATTGATTTTGTCTTTAGGATCGATAAAACAATTATCTTCAACAGACTTTGAACAGGAAAAAAGAGAAATAAAAATTGTACAATATAAAATTCTCATAGTTTAAGTTTGGCTACTGAATGCAAAAAACGCTCCCAAACAATTATGGAAGCGTTTTTTTATAAACTAACTTTAATATTTTTTCTTATACATTGAATCTAAAGTGCATGATGTCACCATCCTGAACGATATATTCTTTACCTTCTACAGAAAGTTTTCCGGCTTCTTTTACTTTTACTTCCGAACCGTACGTTATGTAGTCATTATACTTGATTACTTCTGCACGGATGAAACCTTTTTCAAAGTCTGTGTGGATTACTCCAGCTGCTTGAGGAGCTGTCCATCCCTGTCCGATAGTCCAAGCTCTAACTTCTTTTACTCCAGCTGTGAAATACGTTTGAAGTTTTAAAAGATCGTAAGCTTTTCTAATCAAACGGTTTACTCCCGGCTCTGTAAGTCCTAGTTCATCAAGGAAAATTTCTCTTTCTTCAAAAGTTTCCAGTTCATTGATGTCTGCTTCGATCTGAGCGGCTAATACCACTACTTCTGCACCTTCATTCTGAGCCATTTCTTCGATCTTACCAATCCATTCGTTTCCGTTTTTGATAGAATTTTCATCTACGTTACAAACGTAAAGCACCGGTTTATTGGTTAAAAGCTGAACTTCACTAATAATGGATGCTGTTAAATCATTGACTGCAAATTCTCTTGCATTTTTTCCGTCTTCAAGGAATTTCTGTAAATTCTGAAGGGTTTCGTAAGTAAGAATATCTTCTTTCTTCCCTGACTTGATGAATTTTTTAGCTTTTTCAACTGCTTTTCCTACTGTTTCAAGGTCTTTCAGCTGAAGCTCAATATCAATAATTTCTTTATCTCTTAACGGATCTACTGAACCTTCTACGTGAACAATATTACCATTATCAAAACATCTTAAAACGTGGATGATGGCCTCACACTCACGAATATTTGCCAAGAACTGGTTACCTAACCCTTCTCCTTTGCTGGCACCTTTTACAAGCCCTGCAATATCAACGATTTCAACTACAGCTGGTAAAACTCTTTCTGGCTTTACGATTTTCTCCAGTTCAAACAGTCGCTGATCCGGCACTGAGACAGTTCCCAGATTCGGTTCAATAGTACAGAAAGGATAGTTCGCTGATTGAGCTTTTGCATTGCTCAGACAGTTAAAAAGTGTTGATTTACCTACATTCGGCAGGCCTACAATTCCACATTTCATATTGTAAAATTCAAAGTTTAAGGTTTAGAGTTTGAAAGTTTAAAGTTTAAGATTCAAAGTTTGTCAATTTGTTTCCTGATTCCTGAACTTTCAGCGTGCAAAGATAGTGAATTTTAAGGGAGTTTCATAATAAAAAAATCTGCCAGCATTCTGACAGATTTTCAAACAGTTTTTGCTTTCCCAATGATTTTTACGGGTTATTTCCCGTAGCTTCCTGAGCCAATGGTACATCATTCGGGGCTTCCTGTAAGGCTTTATCTAGAGTAAATAAAGATTCATCTGTAGCTCTGTCTCCCCCTGCGATTTTTAATTTATCAATCAGATTCTGAGCTAATGTTTCTTC from Chryseobacterium indologenes encodes the following:
- a CDS encoding bacteriocin → MENQNLKKGKKLNKKELRSITGGLLRCIDPATGFCTTIGPKCFERRCQIIIHPPLD
- a CDS encoding bacteriocin, which produces MKNAKKLNKKELKSIKGGLQMCLDPETRRCIDTGIRCAERECKYVLEPPFPF
- a CDS encoding bacteriocin; the protein is MKNQNVNNGKKLNNKELKSITGGLRQCIDPMTGQCRAFGLGCAELQCRPVLEP
- a CDS encoding helix-turn-helix domain-containing protein, whose amino-acid sequence is MEKIAHASLEDFYREMTVKLGKSLEDIFPKGLHKDIGHFNVFDIAQTLERVRSTSEMPYNRRKYYKISLIRGKNRAEYADKTITIEKNALLFATPKVPYHWIPEDTQQSGSFCVFTEDFFMKETSYNTLENLPIFQPGAVPIFEIDNELADEIESLFKKIKKEIDSDYLFKYDLIRNYVWELIHYGQKLQPATKISVSKDASMRVVSLFIELLERQFPIESREQRLQLKAANDYAERLSVHVNYLNKRLKENTGKTTTEFIGDRIIQEAKILLKQTQWNVSEISYALGFEEIAHFSNFFKRKTTFTPLEFRS
- a CDS encoding SDR family NAD(P)-dependent oxidoreductase; amino-acid sequence: MEAKTKIALVTGGSRGLGKNSALKIAQKGLDVIITYRSNKKEAEAVVEEIKAMGRKGAAFQLDTKDRKSFDAFVKKVTDHLKETAGNTHIDYLVNNAGTALYASITEVTEEQMEDMLDIHFKGVFFLTQKLLPFINDGGGIINISSGLARFATPGSSVYGSIKAGVEMLTKYMAKELGSRKIRANVIAPGAIETDFGGGRVRDNKEINDMVAGSTALGRVGLPDDIGGVVAFLCTDDAGWINGQRIEVSGGMFL
- the ychF gene encoding redox-regulated ATPase YchF, with protein sequence MKCGIVGLPNVGKSTLFNCLSNAKAQSANYPFCTIEPNLGTVSVPDQRLFELEKIVKPERVLPAVVEIVDIAGLVKGASKGEGLGNQFLANIRECEAIIHVLRCFDNGNIVHVEGSVDPLRDKEIIDIELQLKDLETVGKAVEKAKKFIKSGKKEDILTYETLQNLQKFLEDGKNAREFAVNDLTASIISEVQLLTNKPVLYVCNVDENSIKNGNEWIGKIEEMAQNEGAEVVVLAAQIEADINELETFEEREIFLDELGLTEPGVNRLIRKAYDLLKLQTYFTAGVKEVRAWTIGQGWTAPQAAGVIHTDFEKGFIRAEVIKYNDYITYGSEVKVKEAGKLSVEGKEYIVQDGDIMHFRFNV